aatttatttattattatttctggacaaaaatgtatatacacaATCGgatgtaaatagtttttataatatatattattgatgaAAACATCTAAAATCACTAAATAACATACCGGCTGACAGCTGTTTATAAGCTCGCTCCAGACGATGCGCAAGCGATGTTATCTGTGCTTCAGCATAGTGTCGCTTATCAGCTAGTCTCCTAGCTGCGGCCGTTACCCTGGCAACACTAGGCCTGCCGCCCCCAGTACATGCTGCAGCAAACCTGTTACAGCCAAGAGATTCCatcaaaatgcatttttaaatatcgtaaatatttaaaatagtatcgCGTAGCTTGATTgcgatacaaaattttattttaaagaattaaaacgTGctccaaaagaaaaaaaatgaattcaatTACACTTTTAAACCTCATTGAGTATGCTTAAAGTTCTGAACGTTCTACTTAATTACTCGAAAATTGTCACCTTATGACCAATTTTGTGACCttagaaaaagttttaataaagcaaaaaGACATCGATATTTTCTATAGTTATAAccaaataacaacaaaaatatatctgcACTTAAATGATTAGAATAACCGtgattacatattaattatttacatgttCCTTTCTAGGTAGGAACTTGtagttttcatttataaataattacaggaAATATAGAATGAACACATGTACATGTTGGCTATTAATTGCAGACAAGTTAATGATTTCACAACAAAATATCAACTTCCAACATATGTGGTATCATAAAAACTTGCTATTGCTGCGAGcgaaaatttaacattttctatgTCTCTATCAATCTCTATCTCAAGTTAACCAATACAGCttacgatttaaaaaatattgcatcgaaaaatacacacataaaatgtgtcgtatttttaaataaacaatacacaATAATATGAATGCTTTTCAATTATCCAATCTTCTGTGTAAATCAAGAACGATTTCGCTCCTTACTTAGATTGACTTTAACGTAAACATCCTTGATGTATACGTACATCTGTACTGTAATGACAGTTTAATCAATCATTCAATCAAGAATTCCACTCGTTCGTTATAAGTACTCCACGGGTTATGATTCGTCAGTAGTGCGACGTTACAGTCTTACAACATTATTCAACCAgacaaataaacttataaagataaataatatatacctgGCATGCTCTTCTTGTAATCGCTTAGCTGCAGTACAAGAGCGTCCGATTTCGACGTATGTAGAGAGAAAGGCCGTACGGTGGTTAACAATCCATTCCAgcatctaaatataatattactatatttgcAGAAACACATACGGTCTCGCGATTGGTTGAAGGTTACTTTCCCTTAAGCGCACAAGGTcgagatataaatatattattatgaagtcTTCTTTGtttactaatttttaattgtctatATACGAATTTATCTTCAAGttcatcaataaaattaacataaatctttaaaataatgttagatTGTCTATCGTTGGagctaaatttaaaagtaaattttacttgaaactggcactgtaataacttttaatcACGATAGCAAGAGAAACATTACAATACCTTTTCACAGTCTTGTTCAAACAGTCTCAATTGAAAGCATTGGTCTAGTTGCATCTTCTTGTGTTGCCAGAGTTTATGAGCGTGCGCGTGAGCGGAGCGTACAGCGGATAGCTGGGACCGTACTGCACTCGGGGAACCACAGTGGAACGCCGATTCGCCTCCACTGCCGCTGGCTTCTGAGCATACTGCTTCAGCCGCTTCCAGGCGTTGAAGGACGCGTTCACCTAAatcgtaatatattttcagcATGATTGAAATAATTAGGAAGCCTGTGTAAATTGAGCAAAATCACATAAATAGCTTTGATCAATTTCTTAAATTGAACCCGTCCCGACAATCGTGcgcctaattaaaaaaacgacaTATTCCGAATCATTCCAGACTTTCATCGTGAGTGCATAAGGATAGTGAGTCATCATCTctcaaaattacaaattctaaCGCGCCCTGACagaacaatattttatcgTACTTTCAGTCATCGTCACGATAGCCAATTCAAGCGTCCTAGACGGtacaacaacaattaaaatattttctattcaatattttcattaaaaaaatctctttattattattcgatTTATTGTAGATATAAAATGTCTTCATTGCAAAAAACAATGAGTTATGATACCAGCTAACATCCTAccgtttaattcatttttcagCCTCACTACGATTTCTTTCAAAATGAAATTTGCGTTTTACAAGCaactacaattattattataccgaTATACGATATCCtttcaaacatataaaatgttcGCCCTATAATACTCTGCAGCAGACCCAGGCACTTTGGAAGCGGTACATCGGTTTAAAAAGTAAGTTATTTGTGCTAAACGTTGAAGCTACTTCAGGCCAGTTTGAGTCTTTGACTCGCCTCTAAGAACTCTTGCTTACAAAAGATTACAATTTGTAATAAGCATAATTGCTTTCAACTGTTTGGGTCAACATTCGGGAAAAACTTGGATgcgaaatttaatttggtatttataatagtataagatttattttttaaattaaacacaataCCATTCCGCGCTATCTAAAATACAGCCaagctaaaaatatatgataaacaTCGAGAACTATATAAGGAGAAATCAATATATCGTGCATCCCGGTGAAACGAAACGAGAAGCcaagtataaatttattttatcgacTTATATACgcgatttaaaatgatttattttcacttcaataaactaataaaaaacgtatttaatgaattccactgattataaaaacaaattaattaaccgTACCATGGTCGTCGTTGGATCGTAGGCAATCAAAGCACATGTTACACCGACATTGTTTAGCGTGTTATGAAACAATTGTGTGCAATAATCCACCGAAACTTGATAGGCAACAACTAGTGTGGCCACGCGGAAAAAATGTCTATGCTGCATACTTAAACTActttgaatacaaaataatggtaatttttgatttaccatttaaaattactaattaactaTGGGTTCCAAATTCAATGCACCAGTCGTAATAAAACCAGATCGTAATTTTTTCAACCCAACTTTTGTGCAAACCTAAACGACTCGTACCTTAAACGACCGGTGTTAGcaatataattgataaaatatatctatttatactTTCCAAATCTCTATTACTTTATGtcataaactaaattttattaaatgtattgtctatttaacaagtttttaaaaagcaCAGATTGcactgttttaaaaacattcataTCTTATTTActagtataattaatttgtttcattaaaatttatttatgattatagTAGTCTTTGTTTACGGAATGTTTAAAGTATAAAGGTCAACGTAAAGAGATTATATACAAAGAACGCTGTTTAATAGTCttcataaaatctaattatttttattaatagtatgtTGTATGTTCAACTACTTTGAGCCTATTAAATCTTCGGAGAAGatcaatgtatataatttccGCCTCCGTGGTTTGTGCTTAACGTATACGAAAAACCCTTATGGGACTCCTGGCAAATTATGCCTAATTTGTACCACTGTATAAAtccaaatgtaaatatttttgggtaCAACAGcaacttttataaatgtacctTGAGCCTCTAGTTCATCAACGGGTACTTTGGCGAGACGTTTACTAATATCAGCATGAGCATCGATAGCGCGCCGAGCACCAGTAACATCATCTGCAAAGTCAGCACGTGCCACATCCTCTTGTAAATCATCTAGCCGATCAAGCAATTCACCAGCTTGCCACATTAAATCTTCCAAAGCctgtatttaaacaaaatatatttcaaaaaatataagatttcAAAATTCAACGAAAGAAGCCTAACATTTCCTACAACTCTCCAACccattcaaaacatttttatttgtcacttgctaacatttatataacagaAGCTCTGCCAGccggaaattaatatacaataaggcctaaaattattttataaccgaTCCACACACAAAATTCTTCTAATCTATAGCcaacatataaataagataCTACTTACCAATCTAAGATCTATCCATTGTGCATGGTCATATTGTAATGTACCATCTAAATCTGGTGTCAATTGAGAACTATCTATCACTTTAGGCAGTGCTTCTAGGCTAATCATTGTTGTCTGGAAATAagttatagaatataatacacatatacataatataaaagaataatgATTATGTTTATCAACTAACAAAGTCCTATTTAGCAATGTACCACTaatggtattttattattattccatgCAGAGCTGACCACACTACAAAAATCACACAATtacttgaattttgaattcagGAATTCAAGTCTAAATAATTACCTCAAACTTGTACTTATGAGATCCAATTGTTGTGCGTTGTTTCTGCCAAAAATTGTCAGGTTTCACTACAAGTGCCTGATGGACGGATGAAGAAAAGTGTTCttgtaaaacttttaatattggcTTTATTGCAGCCCATGCAGAACCTCTCATATCAATCAAAATAGTAAAGCCATGAGTTCTCACAGATCCACTgaaaaaacatcaaatatagagctaaaatcataattaaatgaaaacagTATATGGTGTACAATGTTCACAGTAGCttatttgtattacaattaaaaatagctaATGTTTCcctaagataaataaaatagcttGTTTTAGAATTCATACTTTGGAATGCTGATTAAATAATGCATAAGGCGCCTATAATCATCAGGAGCAACACGATCTCTTCTCGAGTTTGCAGGGAACCAAACAATGGGACCTCCACGGCGATCTCTTCCTCCTGTTAAAGCTGCCACCCTCTCCTGTAGAAGGGGCAGCACATCCAAGGCACGTGCCCCAACCTCCATGGCTGGGTGTATAGGCAACTAATGTAGAAGCCTGGTAaaaaatttctatattatactttaagCTATAAGATAAATCTGTTAAgatgtatttattacagttatataatttgttaactCAATAACTGTATGAGGCTTCATGGTGAGTTAATCACATTAAAGTCATCTTATATCtactttattattgatatgtatttaaatagttttttatataaaatttctgaatatatttatttccaacaactatatattattctgCTGCATACTAATATATCTCAAAAAAGTAAGTTAATAGACAAGTActactacaaataaatatcataattttcataattctGTTGTGTTTATGTAAGAATTACAAAGGAATTTTCAGGACTTTTATGCTGTCCTGTTAgtgcatattttttaattaggtcATATTAttggttataatataaataagttatattaaataaataaatcattttatattttcagattcaaattaagtaaattgaaaaaattatttgtggtATTTACTTTagctatgtattaaaataatctgtttatttactttgtgTACTTTGATGcgcgaaaaaaattaaaactttgcgTTAATAATCTCGGAGTTATCCACTAAAAGAACATCGAATTGCAGTAACAAGAGTTGTAATGtcactattaatattatatacctttattttaggaaaaataatatttctaatagtAAAAACGCATTTGCATAAAATTTGGATCATAAGCTATATCCGCCaaatcaacagtaattattattacactcCCTTACAAGCGTTAAGACCAACGCCAAGACCCTTGTTGGGGTGCCGTCAGTTAACGACCTTATTGTGTTGAATGAAATACATTTCGAATAAGATGAATACATGTATTTAGACCATCGGGCTTTGAATCATAAGCTCAAGTAAcggttaaaataacttttatttatcgatGATGACGAATAATTTCATGAATATATAGCTAGTATGTCACAACAAATAACCTTTAgtgaaaatcaatttaaactaACCGTGATTCCAAGATGTTATGAAACTGGTATAAAAGGTTCGGCACACATTATTGTCACTGTTATTATTTTcactaaaaaattatataaaatatattcatttgtgCCCTTTGAATCTCACTAAAAACACACAAGCCAAAGAGAATTTAATCACTGACACAAGCCTAGACATAATGACACACCGAAGGTACTGTGTTGCCAATAAGCTAACAAAAATTCCTtagaattttacattatttaagatttcacttaataatgtttttatgatgactaattaatataaaactaaagtatAGAACTTGTTATTTTCGTGAAAATGtactatgttaaatatatattttttaactttcattGGTTCacgttttcttattttattatgttctgTGGATAGGGAtaccataaaataattttttaccatcttatagtaatattaggataatatttatatatatatataatttaatatgacaaTGGGTAACgtaataattaacaacaatatattttgtaaacaataatacgaatttaaaaattgttacttgCAACAGGgttataatgtaacatttaaaatgggtaagttaaataatatatattaaaaaaatgtttattttcactCATAAAATTTACTGGGAcccaatataattatatttaattatacttccGTTAGCACtagaagtttttgtttttccttttatatttattttggctGAGATTTTGCGATCTGAAGTGATCACTTCAGACTGATCAGTCTATACCTGACAATCcgtcaatttcaatttcaataacattcaaattcaatattacaaattacaattgttAATAACAATGGAAGAGAAATAAAATGACGATTTCTATTACTAGGGTTCGAATCAATCACTTCAAGGTTTAGAACTATTCACCATCTTAGGGCACACTTATTGCAATGTCTCGATACTTCCCATATCAATAAAAGTTGTCTTATACATGAGAAAATTtcgtaagtaatttatatgcCTTAATAAAGGTGTAGAAATCTTAAGGTATTTTGtaatctacataatatataaatttcgaTATACCTAATGCTACGACAATATACTAACATTTGTATCGTGTTTACGATCTAGTGtacttaagtttaaatattatttataacattgtgACATGTTTGTTTACTGAAGGTCTTCAAGGTACGTGTCGTAAGAGGTTTGGTCCATTAACTGTTCCACTTCTTCGGGTTTGCTTAGTTTCAGTTTGAATAGCCAACCTTCTTCATAGCAAGATTTGTTAATTAGAGCTGGACTTGATTCAACAGCACTATTCTTTTCAGTTACCTGTAAAAACATTACAGCTTAATTTTACGAAGATAAAGACACATAAGAACATACCttagcttttttttttcatttattacaaactagacaattcatttaaatctatttaacaTTGCCAAAATTGCCACGCAGTTTTTAATAGGCGTTGTTTTATTGATGTGGTAAATATTGTGGAGGAAGGATGGTGTACTGTTCCATAATAGGGAAGAATCCTCGAGCAGTCTGTCCTGAGTTGCCAACTCCAAACTTAAGTCAATAAGTTGTCTATATCCTTAGCGTTCGAAATATCTTTGTTATCACGTATCAGGCTATGATGTCATGGCAATAATTGTTAGTCGAAGATTATAGATGACGCTACAATATAATTAGCAATGAGAATGACTACTTACGATACCAGAAACAGGCGAGTACACCTCCCCAGCTGCTTTAACGCTTTCTAAGGCACCACACTCATCGCCACAAGTTATGTTGTTTCCTACATCTGGTAGTTGTGCAAATACCACTTCACCAAGTGATTCCTGTGAGTATCACTTGTATGTAAgcatagatataataatacatagatgGCGCTTATATACAGCTTCTGTATGTAAGCGCCAACTATATATTATTCCACAAAGCTggtttctatataataattatacaaataaggttctgaatattaatttttactgaGACAATACTGGAATTTAGATGGATGAGAGcaaacatataaatacttttctgTCAAATAATCACATGTGTATGTACTTGAGGCTTGTTTCAATTTTGTATTCGTAATATCAAATCTCAGATATATTGTTTAGTTTGGGTTTTTGggttaaatgttattaagatTTCTATCACGAATTTCGTATGGCAAATAGTTGTACCCTTTTGTGTCCTTGCAATTTTAggagtaaattaattttattaaaaatattgtgagaCTTGCCTGCGCAAATTTTGATATTCCAATAGTACCGATACCGTCATCGACCTTCACCCACTCATGCTTTTTAGTGTAAAACCGGCctaaaacgtttaaaaaatttagtagacagacaaaaaaattatataaaccgCAATTCGATTTTCGCCATGTTCGCTAAACAcatcatttaacattcgcagtaatattataataattaattattattatatttttcacgtGTTCGAGATTGTTTTTAAACGgtataaaactgtatttgaTGAGCGTGATGTCATCATGAACTTAAAGATAAACAATCGTATCTGTCGCGGGgggcataaataataaatagtttaatgtaacacaattattaatttgatcatTTAAGTGGAATAAGAcatatagatatgtataaaaatacccTATGTTGTAGTTCGTTTTTCGTCATTGCCATTTTGTACCTTCTAAGCCAAAACATATTTGCATCATGAAGAATCATACATTTGTGCATAATGTTCGTTGCATTTAGCTGCTGTGAAAGTAGACAATACTTAGCAGCTGTAAGGAGTGTTTTGTCAATAAATGCTTATTATGACGCCGAGTTAACAATGTACCAATATTATGGAATATCGCCTTTCATTAATAGGGGTAATTCAATATTACTGAagaataaaattctaaacaaaAGCTTAGCTTACCGTTTCCATTGTGTACACGTCTGCAAGTCAATACTATGCCTTGTTGTGAAACGCGACACAAcgttttaataacattgttaATTACCATCTTTCGGATCCtaaacaacaataaaacagaattagaagacttaatttattaatcaataagTACAATTTTGACTACCCTATTCTGAccgaattatataaaatattcatgacCTTGAGCCCTTCTGTTTTATCACAAACTTATCGTtaagaaacaatattataacacTAAAGATAGGAATGAAGGCTAGGATAATTGCGTCAAATATTATGATGTAATGAGCCTCTAATAACTGTTATTAGTtcatattactattattatattattatatcttatttgagtctttatatgatattttcgAGCGTTCGAAATTCAATGGATCAACAAGTGTGCAATCCTGTTTGCACACTTTTACTTGTTCGTACGCTGAAGACATTTGAAATTTGAGGTGCGGACCCGGATGGAGTCCCATAGAAGGTTCTTAGGACCAattgtctattattatattatgtaaagtcATCAtaggacgtcgaggcagatcACGAAATTAAACCcttatcacctcgacgtcagTCGTCCCACAAAtaagcgtttttcaaggcagtttttttcGCGCCCTACTTCTAGGTGGATCCAGGTgcccattaaaatatttccaaaccaattcggcTCAGGTTTATTGAAACCTGGTTGATTGATAAGAATTGATATCGTCTTGTCaataaaaaggccggcaacgcactcgcgagtcctctggcagttagagagtccatgggcggcggggcGGCACTTAATATCGGATGACCTAAAACTTATCTAAATAATGGATCATAGTTATGAcatatagttaattaaaaaaataaaccaatttgct
Above is a genomic segment from Pieris rapae chromosome Z, ilPieRapa1.1, whole genome shotgun sequence containing:
- the LOC110999972 gene encoding glycine cleavage system H protein, with translation MVINNVIKTLCRVSQQGIVLTCRRVHNGNGRFYTKKHEWVKVDDGIGTIGISKFAQESLGEVVFAQLPDVGNNITCGDECGALESVKAAGEVYSPVSGIVTEKNSAVESSPALINKSCYEEGWLFKLKLSKPEEVEQLMDQTSYDTYLEDLQ